A single window of Flavobacteriales bacterium DNA harbors:
- a CDS encoding AhpC/TSA family protein, protein MKRFSKIAIACVTTFLVASCGKKAPSIEGDMTNSPGGWVYLEELLPNTTILLDSTAMDANGHFELNTRVSEMGFYLLRFGKDAHTSGRVLTLLTDSMENIELTGDLNDLQRTYKVEGSTGSGEISELTDFATQQMHALDSLSQIFQSAQNTPDFPSIKAGLEAEYQRMKEDLRQHSISFIQTHDGSLSTIIALYQRIGRDMVFDASSEGDLKYFEQVATSLDKTYPNSKHVQTLKLRIDNIKAEIAEAKARHEMEAKLAPGLDAPEITLNDPSGKPISLSSLRGKVVLIDFWASWCRPCRAENPNVVRVYKEYHKRGFEIYAVSLDRSQDAWVKAIEDDNLTWIHVSDLAFWSSPILQVYGITSIPSTVLIGKDGKIIARNLRGESLEQKLKEVLG, encoded by the coding sequence ATGAAACGATTTAGCAAGATTGCGATTGCCTGTGTGACAACTTTCCTGGTGGCATCCTGCGGAAAGAAGGCACCCAGCATTGAAGGTGACATGACCAATTCACCGGGAGGGTGGGTTTATCTGGAAGAATTGCTCCCGAACACAACCATCCTTCTGGACTCCACAGCCATGGATGCCAATGGTCACTTTGAGTTGAATACCCGCGTCAGCGAAATGGGATTCTACCTGTTGCGTTTCGGCAAGGATGCACATACGTCCGGGCGCGTGCTTACCCTGCTGACCGACAGCATGGAGAACATCGAACTGACGGGTGACCTCAACGATCTGCAACGCACATACAAAGTGGAAGGCTCAACCGGATCAGGCGAGATCAGTGAACTCACGGATTTCGCCACCCAACAGATGCACGCACTGGATTCTTTGTCTCAAATCTTCCAGTCTGCACAGAACACGCCCGACTTCCCCAGCATCAAGGCCGGACTCGAAGCCGAGTACCAACGCATGAAGGAAGACCTGCGCCAACACTCCATCTCCTTTATACAAACGCACGACGGATCGCTTTCCACCATCATCGCCCTTTACCAGCGCATCGGACGAGACATGGTATTCGACGCATCATCGGAAGGCGACCTGAAATATTTCGAACAGGTAGCAACCTCCCTGGACAAGACATACCCCAATTCCAAACACGTGCAAACCCTCAAGTTGCGGATCGACAATATCAAAGCCGAAATCGCCGAAGCAAAAGCACGCCATGAGATGGAAGCCAAACTGGCACCCGGACTGGATGCTCCGGAGATCACATTGAATGACCCCAGCGGGAAACCCATATCCCTGTCTAGCCTGCGCGGCAAAGTGGTATTGATTGATTTCTGGGCCTCCTGGTGCAGACCCTGTCGTGCCGAGAACCCCAACGTGGTACGCGTATACAAAGAATACCACAAACGGGGTTTTGAGATTTACGCCGTAAGTCTTGATCGAAGCCAAGATGCCTGGGTAAAAGCCATCGAAGACGACAACCTCACCTGGATACACGTGAGTGACCTGGCATTCTGGTCTTCCCCCATCCTCCAGGTGTACGGCATCACGTCCATTCCCTCCACTGTTCTCATAGGCAAAGACGGAAAGATCATCGCAAGAAATCTGAGAGGTGAATCCCTGGAACAGAAATTAAAAGAGGTGCTGGGTTGA
- a CDS encoding choice-of-anchor B family protein, whose product MRLSHILLTCSLIVACLVPAMAQIDSNVTLLYHWNDTTIAGSASYNNRYNEIWGFTRNNREYAVIGSTQGTHIFDVTDAVNSVPVAFVKGAVSTNQIVHRDFHDYGNYLYMVSDEGESTLQIADISYLPDSVHVVYDSRNLFKRSHNIFIDSATVRLYVCSVTSTARGYKGLEVYSLQNPELPQLLKVYNDMGTVHDIYVRNDTGFCHNGYNGMVVMDFTDTSNFHALGSIDTYPDKGYNHSGWLSEDGKHYVMADENHGYRLKMLDVSDLSDIKVVATFGSGVDSMSMAHNPLIKGDYLYVAYYHDGFELYDISDPANPIKRGYYRTYSAGDHDSYRGAWGCYPFLPSGHVLVSDMQYGLFVLDVSQVISSTGDHPKPRSCRVYPNPTTGRLHVRFPEEMTGQVVRYEVYSMDGRRVLSGTTADENLSLEGLPESIYMLSLISGDVRFHTRISKINP is encoded by the coding sequence ATGCGACTTTCACACATCCTGCTTACCTGCAGCCTGATTGTGGCGTGTCTTGTGCCCGCCATGGCCCAGATCGACAGCAACGTTACTTTGCTGTACCATTGGAACGATACCACCATTGCGGGATCCGCCTCCTACAACAACCGGTACAACGAGATCTGGGGATTCACCCGCAACAACCGCGAATATGCGGTGATAGGCTCCACCCAGGGCACACACATCTTTGATGTGACGGATGCAGTCAACAGCGTTCCGGTGGCCTTCGTAAAAGGTGCGGTCTCAACCAACCAGATCGTTCACCGCGATTTTCATGATTACGGCAACTACCTTTACATGGTCAGCGATGAAGGCGAAAGTACGCTGCAGATCGCAGACATCTCCTACCTACCCGACAGTGTACACGTAGTCTATGATTCGCGCAACCTGTTCAAACGCTCCCACAACATCTTCATCGATTCGGCCACCGTCCGGCTTTACGTTTGCTCGGTTACATCCACGGCCAGGGGATACAAAGGACTTGAAGTCTATAGCCTGCAGAACCCCGAGTTACCACAATTGCTGAAGGTGTACAACGACATGGGCACCGTTCACGACATCTATGTGCGCAACGACACCGGCTTCTGCCACAATGGGTACAATGGAATGGTGGTGATGGACTTCACCGACACCTCAAACTTTCACGCCCTCGGAAGCATCGACACCTACCCGGATAAAGGTTATAACCATTCGGGATGGCTCTCGGAAGACGGCAAACATTATGTAATGGCCGATGAAAACCACGGATATCGTCTGAAAATGCTGGATGTATCTGACCTATCCGATATCAAGGTCGTGGCCACATTCGGCTCCGGCGTGGATTCAATGTCCATGGCCCACAACCCGCTCATCAAAGGCGATTACCTGTATGTTGCTTATTACCACGACGGATTTGAACTGTATGATATATCGGATCCGGCGAACCCCATCAAGCGCGGCTATTACCGCACCTACTCCGCCGGTGACCACGACTCCTATCGAGGCGCATGGGGCTGTTATCCTTTCCTTCCATCCGGCCATGTGCTGGTATCCGACATGCAGTACGGCCTGTTCGTGCTGGATGTCAGCCAGGTGATATCATCAACGGGTGATCATCCGAAACCACGCTCCTGCCGCGTGTATCCGAACCCGACCACAGGTCGGTTACACGTCCGCTTCCCCGAGGAAATGACAGGACAGGTTGTTCGGTACGAAGTGTACAGCATGGACGGTCGGCGCGTCTTGTCGGGAACTACCGCGGATGAGAACCTTTCGCTGGAAGGACTACCGGAATCCATTTATATGCTGTCACTCATTTCCGGCGATGTCCGTTTTCATACACGGATTTCCAAAATCAATCCGTAA
- a CDS encoding purine-nucleoside phosphorylase, whose translation MSKEIQSAVDYILSQTDFKPRTGIVLGTGLGALSKEITIQARLPYKDIPHFPLSTVESHSGNLLFGEINHHPVVAMEGRFHYYEGYSMQEVVFPIRVMKHLGIERLIVSNASGGLNPSYEKGDLMIISDHISQFLPDPPLRGKHNPEWGPRFPDLLHAYDPKMRGLALELAATLKIRAHEGVYVAVPGPHLESPAEYKMLRMLGADAVGMSTVPEVIAARQMGLPCFAISIITDLGVEGRIEEVSIEKVIAVASQAEPKMTAVMKALISSF comes from the coding sequence ATGTCAAAAGAGATCCAATCCGCAGTTGATTACATCCTTTCACAAACCGATTTCAAACCACGCACCGGCATTGTGCTGGGCACCGGACTGGGTGCACTCAGCAAAGAAATTACCATTCAGGCCCGCCTCCCTTACAAAGACATTCCCCACTTTCCGTTATCCACCGTGGAAAGCCATTCGGGCAACCTGCTGTTCGGAGAAATCAACCATCACCCGGTTGTGGCCATGGAAGGCCGTTTCCACTATTATGAGGGATATTCGATGCAGGAGGTGGTTTTCCCCATTCGCGTAATGAAACACCTCGGCATAGAAAGGTTAATCGTGTCCAATGCCAGCGGCGGTCTCAACCCTTCTTATGAAAAAGGAGACCTGATGATCATTTCCGATCACATCAGCCAATTCCTACCCGATCCACCGCTACGCGGCAAGCACAATCCGGAATGGGGTCCTAGGTTCCCCGACCTCCTCCACGCCTACGACCCGAAAATGCGTGGCCTGGCACTTGAACTTGCAGCCACATTAAAAATACGGGCGCATGAAGGTGTATATGTAGCCGTACCCGGCCCTCACCTGGAAAGTCCGGCCGAATACAAAATGCTGCGGATGCTGGGCGCGGATGCCGTGGGGATGTCAACCGTACCCGAGGTGATTGCTGCACGCCAAATGGGACTACCGTGTTTCGCCATTTCCATTATCACCGACCTGGGCGTGGAAGGCCGGATCGAAGAAGTGAGCATTGAAAAGGTGATTGCTGTGGCCAGCCAGGCCGAGCCGAAAATGACCGCCGTGATGAAGGCCTTGATCTCTTCATTTTGA
- the lpxK gene encoding tetraacyldisaccharide 4'-kinase, with protein sequence MQTWRYLLLPFSILYGAGVRFRNVLFTMGWFREQTFPVPVITVGNLKSGGTGKSPMVDFITGHLSADHKIAVLSRGYGRKSKGFLYATPDAGAVSVGDEAMQRVNRHPAWIVAVDENRRHGIQRILTDYPDIEAVILDDAFQHRYVKANCNVLLIEYAHFFRSNFLLPAGLEREPWSGRKRAHIIIVTKTPEDARKAEMKPILDRIRPTPNQHIFFASIRYEAIQPVWPDGHPSVSSVSGKNILLCTGIANPEPLIKYLEQAGNLVTPMTYPDHHNFTDRDVKHMITTFQQLPVDNRLFLTTEKDAARLRTPSFKALLENARPYYLPISVVINNNDKQRFYQIIESHVKRDPIRS encoded by the coding sequence ATGCAAACCTGGCGATACCTCTTGCTTCCTTTCTCCATCCTATACGGTGCCGGCGTCCGCTTCCGGAATGTGCTGTTCACCATGGGCTGGTTCAGGGAACAAACTTTTCCGGTACCGGTTATTACCGTGGGCAACCTGAAATCAGGAGGCACCGGTAAATCGCCCATGGTGGATTTCATCACCGGTCATCTGTCGGCCGACCACAAAATAGCCGTGCTGAGTCGTGGATACGGTCGCAAGTCGAAGGGCTTCCTATACGCCACACCCGACGCCGGTGCCGTTTCCGTGGGAGACGAGGCCATGCAACGCGTGAACCGCCATCCGGCATGGATTGTTGCAGTGGATGAAAACCGGAGACATGGTATACAGAGAATACTGACCGATTACCCCGATATAGAAGCAGTGATACTTGACGATGCGTTCCAGCACCGTTATGTGAAAGCGAACTGCAATGTACTCTTGATAGAATACGCCCATTTCTTCCGTTCCAATTTCCTTCTGCCCGCCGGCCTGGAGCGCGAACCCTGGTCGGGTAGAAAGCGGGCCCACATCATCATTGTAACCAAAACTCCGGAAGATGCCCGGAAAGCGGAGATGAAACCAATCCTGGATCGCATCCGCCCAACACCGAATCAACATATATTTTTTGCATCCATCCGATACGAAGCAATACAACCCGTCTGGCCCGATGGTCATCCTTCCGTTTCATCCGTTTCAGGCAAAAACATCTTGCTTTGCACCGGTATCGCCAACCCGGAACCATTGATCAAATACCTGGAACAGGCTGGCAACCTCGTAACACCGATGACCTATCCCGATCACCACAACTTCACCGACCGTGACGTGAAGCATATGATCACGACCTTTCAGCAACTTCCGGTTGACAACAGGCTGTTTCTGACCACCGAGAAAGATGCGGCACGACTGAGAACACCATCCTTCAAAGCCCTGCTAGAAAATGCCCGACCTTATTACCTGCCGATTTCGGTCGTAATTAACAACAACGACAAACAACGTTTTTATCAAATCATCGAATCCCATGTCAAAAGAGATCCAATCCGCAGTTGA
- a CDS encoding Nif3-like dinuclear metal center hexameric protein, with translation MSQVTIGDVAACLEVWAPPQLQESYDNAGLITGDPAGEVTGVMVSLDCTEEVVMDAVSRNCNMVVSHHPIVFQGLKKFSGGSYVERALIAAIRNGVALYAIHTNLDAVPDGVNAMICRKLDLEPEGVLRPRQAGQPEGSGMVARLSKPMEEKAFLKQVKERMGVSCLRHTRLLARPVQRVALCGGSGSFLIPDALRAGVDVFITSDIRYHTFFDADGRILLVDIGHYEAEQFTQELIVAYVKEKFPNFAVLLTEIITNPIKYLV, from the coding sequence ATGTCACAAGTTACCATTGGCGATGTTGCAGCCTGCCTGGAGGTATGGGCGCCGCCGCAGCTGCAGGAGTCGTATGACAATGCAGGTCTGATTACCGGAGATCCCGCCGGCGAAGTCACGGGGGTGATGGTATCCCTGGATTGCACGGAAGAGGTGGTGATGGACGCCGTGTCACGTAACTGTAACATGGTGGTGTCGCATCATCCCATTGTTTTTCAGGGATTGAAGAAATTCAGCGGGGGAAGTTATGTGGAGCGTGCCTTGATTGCAGCAATCAGAAATGGCGTGGCGCTGTATGCGATCCATACCAACCTGGATGCCGTGCCGGACGGAGTGAACGCCATGATCTGCAGAAAGCTCGATCTGGAGCCGGAAGGGGTGCTGCGGCCCAGGCAAGCCGGACAACCCGAGGGTTCCGGTATGGTGGCCCGGCTCTCCAAGCCCATGGAAGAAAAAGCATTTCTGAAACAGGTGAAAGAAAGGATGGGGGTGTCGTGTCTGCGGCATACCCGGCTGCTTGCAAGGCCCGTACAACGGGTGGCCTTGTGTGGAGGGTCGGGGAGTTTCCTGATTCCGGACGCCCTACGTGCCGGCGTGGATGTTTTCATTACGTCTGACATCAGGTACCACACCTTTTTTGACGCAGATGGCAGGATCCTGCTGGTGGACATCGGGCACTATGAAGCCGAGCAATTCACACAGGAACTCATAGTGGCGTATGTTAAAGAAAAATTTCCTAATTTTGCGGTTCTCTTAACGGAGATCATAACAAACCCCATAAAATATTTGGTATAA
- a CDS encoding tetratricopeptide repeat protein — MMLFIAGPVRASFEWTEGARQAYHSIITLRFQDGRRQLEAEKQLHPDNDILPFIENYIDFLTVFLHENKAEFQQLLPNKDARLKLLDEAPKNSPWYLLTHAEVNLQWAFARLRFGEYMPAAMEINKAYRLLTRNAKLYPDFIPNRKSLGLLHALIGTIPDEYAWAKNLIGVEGSVSQGVNEMMSVLEAAGRQEDLAFLKTETFFLVTFAQLNLELEGISVTPGFKALIGQLFTEDEYANNPLYVYSSARIAMDQGDNEKAISILQRRPTDTAYEPFPYLEYLLGTALQGKLDAGAAVYFESYLKHFKGKSYLKAARQRLAWIQLLAGNEARYREIMEQVKTSGNTTLGADKQAMQAAESGVVPNVKLLKARLLFDGGYFNKSLQVLVADGNARGFDTREERVEFVYRLARIHQELQHADKAKTYFDMTIRDGETLPLYYAANAALQLGMMYEKEGDLEEARKYYRKCISLKDHEYAQSLSQKAKAGLNRVGEK; from the coding sequence ATGATGTTGTTCATCGCCGGGCCGGTCAGGGCTTCATTCGAATGGACCGAAGGCGCACGGCAGGCCTATCACAGCATCATCACCCTCCGTTTTCAGGATGGGCGCAGGCAGCTGGAAGCGGAAAAGCAGCTTCATCCCGATAACGACATCCTTCCATTTATAGAAAATTATATTGATTTCCTGACTGTCTTCCTGCATGAGAACAAGGCCGAGTTCCAGCAACTGTTACCCAACAAGGATGCCCGCCTGAAATTGCTGGATGAAGCTCCCAAAAATTCCCCCTGGTACCTGTTGACACATGCGGAAGTAAACCTGCAGTGGGCCTTTGCCAGGCTTCGATTCGGTGAGTACATGCCGGCTGCGATGGAGATCAATAAAGCCTATCGTCTGCTAACACGCAATGCGAAACTATACCCTGATTTTATTCCTAACAGGAAAAGCCTGGGACTCTTGCATGCATTGATCGGCACCATTCCGGATGAGTATGCATGGGCGAAGAACCTGATTGGTGTGGAGGGATCTGTGTCTCAGGGTGTGAACGAAATGATGTCTGTGCTGGAAGCCGCCGGTCGCCAGGAAGATCTGGCTTTCCTCAAAACCGAAACATTCTTCCTGGTGACCTTTGCCCAGCTTAACCTGGAACTGGAAGGCATCTCCGTTACGCCCGGATTCAAGGCGCTGATTGGCCAGCTGTTTACAGAGGATGAATATGCGAACAATCCCTTGTATGTATACTCTTCGGCCCGTATTGCCATGGATCAGGGCGACAATGAAAAGGCAATATCCATTCTGCAACGCCGTCCGACAGATACGGCGTACGAACCCTTCCCTTACCTTGAATACCTGCTGGGAACGGCACTGCAGGGTAAACTTGATGCTGGCGCCGCTGTCTATTTTGAATCTTACCTGAAGCACTTCAAGGGAAAAAGTTATTTGAAAGCCGCCCGGCAGCGCCTCGCATGGATCCAGTTGCTGGCTGGCAATGAAGCCAGGTACCGGGAAATCATGGAACAGGTGAAAACATCCGGAAATACCACCCTTGGCGCCGATAAACAGGCCATGCAGGCTGCGGAGTCGGGTGTGGTGCCCAATGTCAAGTTGTTGAAGGCGCGCCTGCTCTTCGATGGTGGTTATTTCAACAAGTCGCTGCAGGTATTGGTGGCAGACGGGAATGCCCGGGGCTTTGATACCCGGGAGGAAAGGGTGGAATTTGTCTACAGGCTGGCACGCATTCACCAGGAACTGCAACATGCTGACAAGGCCAAGACTTATTTCGATATGACCATTCGTGACGGGGAAACACTTCCGTTATACTATGCCGCCAATGCAGCATTGCAACTGGGGATGATGTATGAGAAGGAAGGTGACTTGGAAGAAGCCCGCAAGTACTACCGCAAATGCATCTCCCTGAAAGACCATGAATATGCACAAAGCCTGAGCCAAAAGGCCAAGGCCGGACTCAATCGCGTCGGGGAGAAGTGA
- a CDS encoding proline--tRNA ligase — MAKDFVSREENYSQWYNDLVVRADLAEHSAVRGCMVIKPYGFAIWEKMQAALDQMFKDTGHVNAYFPLFIPKSFLSKEAAHVEGFAKECAVVTHYRLKNGADGKSIVVDDEAKLEEELIVRPTSETIIWNSYKNWIRSYRDLPLLINQWANVVRWEMRTRLFLRTAEFLWQEGHTAHATSEEAIEEAERMLGVYADFVENHMAVPVLQGIKTPGERFAGAVETYCIEALMQDGKALQAGTSHFLGQNFAKAFDVKFADKTGKEEYVWATSWGVSTRLMGALIMAHSDDNGLVLPPKLAPFQVVIVPIYKKDEELALISEKVHAIMVDLKKAGISVKYDDRDTQKPGWKFSEYEFKGVPVRLAMGPRDLENGTIEVARRDTLEKEVLQQADIVHKVQHLLDAIQQNLYQKALDFREANSHRADTWEEFTEKVDKGGFVYAHWDGSEETAEQIKQETKATIRCIPLQPEKENGTCIKSGKPSPHRVVFAKAY, encoded by the coding sequence ATGGCCAAGGATTTTGTTAGCAGAGAAGAAAATTATTCCCAATGGTATAACGACCTGGTGGTGCGTGCCGACCTGGCGGAGCATTCTGCGGTAAGAGGTTGCATGGTTATTAAACCCTATGGTTTTGCCATATGGGAGAAAATGCAGGCCGCACTGGACCAGATGTTCAAGGATACCGGTCACGTCAATGCCTATTTTCCCCTATTTATCCCTAAGTCTTTCCTTAGCAAGGAAGCCGCCCACGTGGAGGGTTTTGCCAAAGAGTGCGCCGTTGTTACCCATTATCGCCTGAAGAACGGGGCCGACGGCAAAAGCATTGTGGTGGATGATGAGGCAAAGCTGGAGGAAGAACTCATTGTAAGGCCAACTTCCGAAACCATCATCTGGAATTCATACAAGAACTGGATCCGCTCCTATCGTGACCTGCCGCTGCTCATCAATCAGTGGGCCAACGTAGTGCGCTGGGAAATGCGCACCCGTTTGTTCCTACGTACCGCTGAGTTCCTGTGGCAGGAAGGTCACACCGCCCATGCCACCTCCGAAGAAGCCATTGAAGAAGCCGAGCGCATGCTGGGTGTTTATGCCGACTTTGTGGAAAACCACATGGCCGTACCGGTGCTGCAGGGCATCAAAACCCCCGGTGAACGTTTTGCAGGTGCCGTTGAAACCTATTGCATCGAGGCATTGATGCAGGACGGTAAAGCGCTTCAGGCCGGAACCTCCCACTTCCTCGGCCAGAATTTCGCCAAGGCGTTCGATGTGAAGTTCGCGGACAAAACCGGGAAAGAAGAGTATGTATGGGCCACTTCATGGGGGGTATCCACCCGCCTGATGGGCGCCCTGATCATGGCACACAGCGATGACAACGGCTTGGTACTTCCCCCCAAGCTTGCACCCTTCCAGGTGGTGATCGTACCTATATATAAGAAAGATGAAGAACTGGCACTGATATCCGAGAAGGTACATGCCATCATGGTCGATCTGAAGAAAGCCGGCATCAGCGTAAAATACGACGACCGTGACACCCAGAAACCGGGCTGGAAGTTCAGCGAATACGAGTTCAAAGGCGTACCGGTGCGTCTGGCCATGGGCCCCCGCGATCTGGAAAATGGCACCATCGAAGTGGCGCGCCGTGATACCCTTGAGAAAGAAGTATTGCAGCAGGCCGATATCGTTCACAAGGTGCAACACCTGCTGGATGCTATCCAACAGAACCTGTACCAGAAAGCCCTTGATTTCCGGGAGGCGAACAGCCACCGCGCTGATACATGGGAAGAGTTTACCGAAAAGGTGGACAAGGGAGGTTTTGTATATGCCCATTGGGACGGATCCGAAGAGACCGCCGAACAAATCAAACAGGAAACGAAAGCGACCATCCGTTGCATTCCGCTTCAACCGGAAAAGGAGAACGGAACATGCATCAAATCGGGTAAACCTTCCCCGCACCGGGTGGTGTTTGCCAAAGCATATTAA
- a CDS encoding FAD-binding protein, with amino-acid sequence MQKEVNIVLPPEQAANEMAVRTRAARTAGVPFEDVTASVIIRRSIDARRYPVVFNLKVLLFIGEPNNPLLVSAPVYKDVHNAPPVLIVGAGPAGLFAALSLLEAGLKPVVLERGKDVRGRRRDIAALMKEHLVNPDSNYCFGEGGAGAYSDGKLYTRSTKRGNVRKVLEVLVQHGATPDILVDAHPHIGTNKLPGVIRAIRETILAHGGEVHFNMRVTDFILKGKKMGGLVTADGTRWEAQHVILATGHSARDIFRLLHTSGIVIEAKPFALGVRVEHPQELIDNIQYHCDLRGPYLPPASYSLVRQAGGRGVYSFCMCPGGIIAPCATEQEEVVTNGWSPSKRDHATANSGIVVELQMPDFREFEKEGPLAAMNFQASVEHTAWVVGGRRQTVPAQRLTDFLKGKTSSDLPKTSYQPGIVPVELGDVLPPVVHRSLQAGFAQFGNMMKGFVTADAIVHAPESRTSSPVRIPRDPETLQHVSMEGLYPCGEGAGYAGGIVSAAMDGMRCAERIGFEVCGSPARQ; translated from the coding sequence ATGCAGAAAGAGGTCAACATCGTGCTTCCGCCCGAACAGGCGGCCAACGAAATGGCAGTGAGAACCCGGGCCGCCCGTACTGCGGGTGTTCCGTTTGAGGATGTCACCGCTTCCGTAATCATTCGCCGCTCCATTGATGCCCGCCGCTACCCCGTTGTTTTCAACCTGAAAGTACTGCTGTTCATAGGCGAACCCAACAACCCTTTGCTGGTGTCTGCACCAGTGTACAAGGATGTGCACAATGCCCCACCCGTTCTGATCGTAGGGGCCGGGCCGGCCGGACTCTTTGCTGCGTTGTCACTGCTGGAAGCCGGACTCAAACCCGTGGTGCTTGAACGCGGCAAAGATGTGAGGGGGCGCCGAAGGGATATTGCGGCATTGATGAAGGAACACCTGGTGAACCCCGATTCCAATTATTGTTTCGGAGAAGGTGGAGCGGGGGCGTATTCCGATGGCAAGCTGTATACCCGTTCCACCAAGCGGGGCAATGTGCGGAAGGTGCTTGAAGTGCTCGTGCAGCACGGCGCCACACCGGATATCCTGGTGGATGCACATCCTCATATAGGCACCAACAAGCTGCCCGGCGTGATCAGGGCCATCCGCGAAACGATCCTGGCGCATGGCGGTGAGGTGCATTTCAACATGCGGGTAACGGATTTCATCCTCAAGGGAAAAAAGATGGGCGGACTGGTTACCGCCGACGGTACCCGCTGGGAGGCACAGCACGTGATCCTGGCAACCGGCCACTCGGCACGGGACATCTTCCGGTTGCTGCATACATCCGGCATTGTGATCGAAGCCAAACCCTTTGCGTTGGGTGTGCGTGTGGAGCACCCGCAGGAGTTGATCGACAACATTCAATACCATTGTGATTTACGGGGGCCGTATTTGCCACCCGCATCGTACAGCCTGGTGAGGCAGGCCGGCGGCCGGGGCGTGTATTCGTTTTGCATGTGCCCGGGTGGCATCATCGCACCGTGTGCAACGGAGCAGGAAGAGGTGGTCACCAATGGATGGTCGCCTTCCAAACGAGATCATGCCACCGCGAATTCCGGCATTGTTGTGGAACTACAGATGCCCGACTTCCGGGAATTTGAAAAGGAAGGCCCGCTTGCAGCCATGAATTTCCAGGCATCCGTGGAGCATACCGCATGGGTGGTCGGTGGTCGAAGGCAAACGGTTCCGGCGCAGCGGCTGACGGATTTTTTGAAGGGAAAGACTTCCTCGGATTTACCGAAGACGTCCTATCAACCGGGCATTGTGCCTGTTGAGTTGGGCGACGTGTTGCCGCCGGTGGTGCATCGTTCGCTGCAGGCAGGATTCGCCCAGTTCGGGAACATGATGAAGGGTTTTGTAACGGCCGATGCGATCGTGCACGCGCCTGAATCACGTACCTCATCGCCGGTGCGCATACCGCGCGATCCGGAAACATTGCAGCACGTATCCATGGAAGGACTGTACCCCTGCGGCGAGGGAGCGGGCTATGCGGGAGGCATCGTGTCGGCGGCGATGGACGGGATGAGGTGTGCGGAACGGATCGGGTTTGAAGTTTGTGGTTCGCCAGCCCGTCAGTAG